A DNA window from Fragaria vesca subsp. vesca linkage group LG3, FraVesHawaii_1.0, whole genome shotgun sequence contains the following coding sequences:
- the LOC101299568 gene encoding uncharacterized protein LOC101299568: MARYLCRCFCAYHLSLSHVPRKENRHADALAQLAIGGPGKGKKKARIEVLGQPSISKTISEIFMVEAGPREPTWMDPIIEFMKEGVRPEDRRQARKLQSRCARYTLMNGKLYRRGYNLPNLKCVTEEEGEMIMGEIHEGVCGNHFGSRSLAHKALRTGFFWPNMGAMANKMSVEAEPLGKITTECVKNFLMKNIYCRFGVLETIVTDNGTQFNNHHLIEFTKDMGTKMVFASVAHPQTNATEATGETPFSMAFGTEAVLPIETSIPSGRVENFDATTNEEGLRLNIDFIKEKRERADLHNQVYKQRVARHYNNKVSTITLGLGDWVMKKIMTKTVALDPNWERPYEIVEEVGPTTFFLRDQDGIVTGRSWNTEHLRFYPV, translated from the exons ATGGCAA GGTATCTTTGTAGGTGCTTTTGCGCCTATCATCTCTCCCTCTCTCACGTCCCCCGGAAAGAAAATCGTCATGCAGATGCCCTCGCCCAGCTAGCCATTGGAGGGCCCGGGAAAGGCAAAAAGAAGGCAAGGATTGAAGTGCTTGGACAACCAAGTATCAGCAAGACAATCTCTGAGATATTCATGGTCGAGGCAGGACCCCGAGAGCCAACGTGGATGGACCCCATAATCGAGTTCATGAAGGAGGGGGTGCGCCCGGAGGACAGGCGGCAGGCACGAAAATTGCAATCGAGATGTGCTAGGTACACCCTCATGAACGGGAAGCTATACCGTAGAGGTTACAATCTCCCAAACCTCAAGTGCGTGACAGAGGAAGAAGGAGAAATGATCATGGGAGAAATTCATGAAGGGGTGTGCGGGAATCATTTTGGATCCCGGTCGTTAGCACACAAGGCGCTACGCACAGGGTTCTTCTGGCCCAACATGGGCGCCATGGCAAATAAGATGTCG GTGGAGGCAGAGCCCCTGGGGAAGATAACCACCGAGTGTGTGAAGAATTTCCTGATGAAGAACATCTATTGCAGATTCGGAGTCCTGGAGACAATCGTCACGGACAATGGTACACAATTCAATAATCACCATCTGATTGAATTCACGAAGGACATGGGTACCAAGATGGTCTTCGCGTCGGTGGCACACCCGCAGACCAATG CAACAGAAGCAACGGGAGAAACTCCTTTCAGCATGGCCTTTGGCACGGAGGCTGTTTTGCCAATTGAGACATCAATACCATCAGGAAGGGTCGAAAATTTCGACGCCACAACCAATGAGGAGGGTCTCCGTTTGAACATTGATTTCATCAAGGAGAAGAGGGAGCGAGCAGATTTACACAACCAAGTCTACAAGCAACGAGTTGCACGTCACTATAATAATAAAGTCAGCACCATAACATTGGGACTGGGGGACTGGGTAATGAAGAAAATTATGACCAAGACGGTAGCCCTGGATCCAAATTGGGAAAGGCCGTACGAGATAGTTGAAGAGGTCGGCCCAACAACTTTCTTTCTCCGAGATCAGGATGGGATAGTCACCGGGCGCTCTTGGAATACAGAGCACTTGAGATTCTACCCCGTGTGA
- the LOC101299850 gene encoding uncharacterized protein LOC101299850 encodes MLQYVPGDTSRETLSWFYELPSNSVDCFRELADKFVNRFILRTDGQNTAQLFKINQDRGEGLKAFVNRWQDATVRVRNFDKKVAEEEFIQGLLIRKFMYAVKIECSQGYDELMEMAVRHAQADHDTYGGTSTGKRKVGEQEGGSPIQVVQEIRAWTGEQEPSSHPAGKRYARTVPASKEHFSTLNATYEAIWNENKSAIPPPPAQKFPPSRLTKEDTGKFCGYHGEASYIINSCIELKKTVERRIQEGKLQQYVSGPRHVGAIEVYGTINTIHGGSRIDNRSNKAKKQCTGSRNGRDVFVFGSSSNQRVTTGWKSVTFLEEEEEGIRRHEDPFLITLQLDHYITKKILVDTGASVNVLFRSGWKGLHRGSNKLIQDHEPLISFSGDVVQPLGSNSFGVSMEGREGVARATVEFIVVDYESSYNGILGRPALWKLKSFVVGHMLIMKVPTPTGIITIRGDQTAAKSCYAIDNGRKRFKVLLASQAMASPSDPFADPRDNTDSNEERPVSAEDTEMVSVSDEFLDRQVTIGTGQAPGVRAALISFLKKNSGAFAWTYKDMPEISSGIIPLVVGQCGHGSKEVNRAVEDVCRLLKSQQGMPKGQLRAPTNRPTGGLHIRIRIVELHGRLCGL; translated from the exons ATGCTGCAATATGTTCCAGGAGACACTAGCAGGGAAACGCTAAGTTGGTTCTACGAGCTCCCATCAAACTCGGTCGATTGCTTCCGAGAACTGGCAGACAAGTTCGTCAATAGATTCATTTTACGAACGGATGGGCAAAACACCGCCCAGTTGTTCAAAATCAATCAAGATAGGGGTGAGGGATTGAAAGCTTTCGTGAACCGATGGCAAGATGCCACGGTCAGAGTCAGGAACTTTGACAAAAAGGTTGCGGAGGAAGAATTCATTCAAGGACTGCTTATCAGAAAATTTATGTATGCAGTAAAAATCGAATGCTCGCAAGGCTACGATGAGCTTATGGAGATGGCGGTCAGGCATGCTCAAGCAGACCATGATACATATGGAGGGACCTCGACCGGGAAGAGGAAGGTCGGAGAGCAAGAAGGAGGATCGCCGATACAAGTGGTCCAGGAGATAAGGGCCTGGACGGGGGAGCAAGAGCCGAGCTCGCACCCAGCTGGAAAGAG GTACGCGAGAACGGTACCGGCAAGCAAAGAACATTTCTCGACGCTCAACGCCACCTACGAGGCGATATGGAATGAGAATAAGTCTGCCATTCCGCCTCCCCCGGCCCAAAAGTTCCCCCCATCCCGGCTCACCAAGGAAGATACTGGAAAGTTTTGTGGGTATCACGGGGAAGCAAGCTATATCATTAACAGCTGCATAGAATTAAAAAAAACAGTAGAACGCCGAATTCAAGAAGGAAAGCTGCAGCAATATGTGTCCGGCCCAAGGCATGTAGGGGCAATTGAAGTATATGGGACAATCAACACCATCCATGGCGGGTCCCGTATAGATAATAGAAGCAACAAGGCAAAAAAGCAGTGTACGGGATCTAGGAATGGCAGGGATGTCTTCGTCTTTGGGAGTAGCAGTAATCAGCGAGTGACAACCGGCTGGAAGTCCGTTACCTTCCTAGAAGAGGAAGAGGAGGGGATAAGACGGCACGAGGACCCATTCTTAATAACATTGCAACTCGACCACTATATCACAAAGAAGATCCTGGTTGACACCGGAGCCTCGGTCAACGTGTTGTTCAGGAGTGGCTGGAAGGGACTGCATCGAGGAAGTAACAAGTTGATACAAGACCATGAGCCGTTGATCAGCTTCTCGGGTGATGTGGTCCAGCCCCTAGGATCGAACAGCTTCGGGGTGAGTATGGAAGGCCGAGAGGGAGTTGCCCGGGCGACAGTAGAGTTCATCGTGGTGGATTACGAGTCGTCCTATAACGGGATCTTGGGAAGGCCCGCGTTATGGAAGCTGAAGTCTTTTGTCGTCGGCCACATGTTAATAATGAAGGTCCCAACCCCGACCGGAATCATTACGATCCGGGGAGACCAAACGGCAGCAAAGAGTTGCTATGCGATAGATAACGGGAGGAAAAGATTCAAGGTTCTATTGGCGAGCCAGGCCATGGCATCCCCCTCGGACCCTTTTGCGGATCCCAGAGATAATACCGACTCGAATGAGGAGCGTCCGGTGTCCGCAGAAGACACAGAAATGGTATCAGTCTCAGATGAATTCCTGGATAGGCAAGTGACCATCGGGACGGGGCAGGCACCAGGAGTGCGAGCGGCCTTGATAAGCTTCTTGAAGAAAAATAGTGGGGCATTCGCTTGGACATATAAAGACATGCCTGAGATATCTAGCGGAATC ATACCCCTAGTGGTTGGCCAATGTGGTCATGGTTCCAAAGAAGTCAACAGGGCAGTGGAGGATGTGTGTAGACTACTCAAATCTCAACAAGGCATGCCCAAAGGACAGCTTCGCGCTCCTACGAATAGACCAACTGGTGGACTTCACATCCGGATTCGAATTGTTGAGCTTCATGGACGCCTATGCGGGCTATAA
- the LOC101303682 gene encoding zinc finger protein ZAT11-like — MKRGREDDQQTLDLVSCLMLLSKDVGQTGSSPIKKQKTSDRAFACKTCNREFSSFQALGGHRASHNKPKLVAGNGAADLLQLAQSSPSSPAKPKSHECPICGVEFAIGQALGGHMRRHRDVMISAAADRGQAAAVPVLKKSNSSKRVSCLNLDLNLAPPGYQRHYDLTKLQLISGN, encoded by the coding sequence ATGAAGAGAGGCAGAGAAGATGATCAGCAGACCCTGGACTTGGTTAGTTGCTTGATGCTGCTATCCAAAGACGTCGGTCAAACTGGTTCATCCCCAATCAAAAAACAGAAGACGTCAGATCGTGCCTTTGCTTGCAAGACGTGTAACCGCGAGTTCTCCTCGTTCCAAGCCCTCGGAGGTCACAGAGCGAGTCACAATAAACCTAAACTAGTTGCCGGAAATGGTGCCGCCGACCTCTTGCAGCTAGCACAGTCATCTCCGAGCTCGCCGGCCAAGCCCAAGTCCCACGAGTGCCCCATCTGCGGGGTTGAATTCGCAATCGGTCAAGCGCTTGGGGGTCACATGAGGAGACACAGGGACGTCATGATTTCTGCTGCTGCTGATCGGGGTCAGGCGGCAGCCGTGCCGGTGTTGAAGAAATCGAATAGTAGCAAAAGGGTGTCGTGCTTGAATCTGGACTTGAATTTGGCACCACCGGGCTATCAACGTCATTATGATTTGACAAAGTTGCAGTTGATTTCTGGAAACTGA
- the LOC101303976 gene encoding methyl-CpG-binding domain-containing protein 7-like, producing MKRRRRSSAPEPLPLQAVTPVKEEEKDDPGKNWQLVTAASASVRFGLPDGWCVQEIPRCSTSFCPQRVDRYFIEPDTGQKFRSLVAVRRYLTGGQVARQATADKQVTVDKQATVDKRATMQITPHTTRCSPSFGLPDGWKIEKKPRINTTYSDSDKYYIEPGTGRRFRSLVAVERYLAEENEHTPLQALIPANKLTVSSGSSGQKKKIQSRKIVSKNSSHSNDCNSTLNASRLNTYSSPAEHFSSPQKEFPRENSRTLHLNSSSQPTIKWVLVDRGGNEWNPFMDDSMVADSVKQKWSEIFKSTIYGENIKPPIF from the exons ATGAAGAGGAGAAGACGATCATCAGCGCCGGAGCCACTTCCGCTTCAGGCAGTGACGCCGGTGAAAGAAGAAGAAAAAGACGACCCCGGAAAGAACTGGCAATTAGTGACGGCTGCTTCTGCTTCGGTGCGCTTCGGACTCCCCGACGGTTGGTGTGTTCAGGAAATCCCCCGTTGCTCTACCAGCTTCTGTCCCCAACGAGTTGACAGG TATTTCATTGAGCCTGACACGGGACAGAAGTTTCGTTCGCTGGTAGCTGTTCGCAGATACCTAACAGGTGGACAAGTTGCTAGACAAGCAACTGCTGATAAACAAGTAACTGTGGATAAACAAGCAACTGTGGATAAACGAGCAACT ATGCAAATTACACCACACACCACGAGGTGTAGTCCTTCCTTCGGACTACCAGATGGTTGGAAAATTGAGAAAAAGCCACGAATTAATACTACATATAGTGACAGTGATAAG TATTATATTGAGCCAGGAACTGGAAGGCGGTTCCGGTCTTTAGTAGCTGTTGAGAGATACCTAGCAGAAGAAAATGAACATACTCCACTTCAGGCATTGATACCTGCCAATAAGTTGACT GTTTCGAGTGGATCCAGCGGCCAGAAGAAAAAGATTCAGTCCCGAAAAATTGTTTCTAAGAATTCATCACATTCGAACGATTGCAATAGCACACTCAATGCATCAAGGCTGAACACTTATTCTTCA CCTGCAGAGCATTTTAGTTCTCCCCAGAAAGAATTTCCCCGAGAAAACAGTAGAACTTTGCATCTCAATAGTAGCAGCCAACCAACAATTAAATGGGTCCTGGTCGATCGTGGGGGAAATGAGTGGAACCCCTTCATGGATGATTCAATGGTAGCGGATTCTGTGAAGCAAAAGTGGTCTGAGATTTTCAAATCAACTATCTATGGCGAAAATATCAAGCCACCAATTTTTTGA
- the LOC101300133 gene encoding methyl-CpG-binding domain-containing protein 7-like — protein sequence MMVTPAKKEDDPRSCRQLQLVPASRFGLPDGWSVEERPRRSSQTVDKYYIELHTGLKFRSLAAVHRYLTDGKIDIRSTIEKSGSQCTIQPFRRSSFTLPDGWEIEEKPRKNTNSSHSDKYYIEPGTGRRFRSLISVERYLTEENEDTPLQALIPANKSILSSGSGSQKKKVRSLELISKHSPFLNECYNSTLDAVELNTCVTPAKHPSSPKKIICGDSSRPSELTNGRIGSPPRKVKWVLAGPGGNMWNPFMDDSSIADSVKLKWSEIFKSSICDETAKAPRS from the exons ATGATGGTGACTCCGGCGAAAAAAGAAGACGATCCCAGAAGCTGTAGGCAACTGCAACTGGTCCCTGCTTCACGCTTTGGACTCCCAGATGGTTGGTCCGTTGAGGAAAGGCCCCGTCGCTCCAGCCAAACAGTTGACAAG TATTACATTGAGCTTCACACAGGACTGAAGTTCCGTTCACTGGCAGCTGTCCACAGATACCTAACAGATGGGAAAATTGATATACGTAGCACAATAGAAAAATCAGGCAGTCAATGCACA ATCCAACCCTTCAGGAGAAGTTCCTTCACTCTACCAGATGGTTGGGAAATTGAGGAAAAGCCACGAAAGAATACTAATTCAAGTCACTCTGACAAG TATTATATTGAGCCAGGGACTGGAAGGCGCTTTCGTTCTTTGATATCTGTTGAGAGATATCTAACAGAAGAAAATGAAGACACTCCACTTCAGGCATTGATACCTGCCAATAAGTCCATT CTTTCAAGTGGTTCTGGCAGTCAGAAGAAGAAAGTCAGGTCCCTGGAATTAATTTCTAAGCACTCACCATTTTTGAATGAATGTTATAATAGCACACTCGATGCAGTGGAACTCAACACTTGCGTAACA CCTGCTAAGCATCCTAGTTCTCCGAAGAAAATTATTTGTGGAGATTCCAGTAGACCCTCAGAGCTCACTAATGGCAGGATTGGCAGCCCACCAAGAAAAGTTAAATGGGTCCTCGCCGGTCCTGGGGGGAATATGTGGAACCCCTTCATGGACGACTCTAGTATCGCTGATTCTGTAAAGCTAAAGTGGTCTGAGATTTTCAAATCATCAATCTGTGACGAAACTGCAAAGGCACCAAGGTCTTGA
- the LOC101304259 gene encoding putative nuclease HARBI1-like isoform 2 — protein MSRKTFDYICSLVREDMMAKSVHFVFNNGTPLSLYDQVAVALRRLSSGESLVMIGDSFGLNHSAVSQVTWRFVEAMEQKGLHHLQWPSTEAEMAAIKLKFQKMQGFPNCCGAVDTTHIMMCLPASDPASNTWLDQEKNYSMVLQAIVDPDMRFRDIITGWPGKMKDWLVFQSSKFNELCDKGERLNGKVLELSRGFDIREYIIGDSGFPLLPYLVIPYDGNELPEHKDEFNKRQRATQMVAQRALARLKDSWRIIDGVMWRPDKHRLPRIILVCCLLHNIVIDMEDEVLEYLPLSHNHDDSAYHQQICGTLDINGVHLRDKLSLYLSGRMTS, from the coding sequence ATGTCCAGAAAAACCTTTGACTACATATGCTCACTTGTGAGAGAAGACATGATGGCTAAGTCGGTACATTTTGTGTTTAACAATGGTACACCATTGTCTTTATATGATCAAGTAGCTGTGGCTTTAAGAAGACTGAGCTCTGGTGAGTCACTAGTAATGATTGGCGATTCATTTGGGCTGAACCACTCTGCTGTGTCTCAAGTGACCTGGCGATTTGTGGAAGCCATGGAACAAAAGGGACTTCACCACCTCCAATGGCCTTCAACTGAAGCAGAAATGGCAGCAATCAAATTAAAATTTCAGAAAATGCAAGGCTTTCCTAATTGTTGTGGTGCTGTTGATACTACTCACATCATGATGTGTTTACCAGCTTCAGACCCGGCAAGCAATACTTGGCTCGATCAGGAGAAGAATTACAGCATGGTCTTGCAGGCCATTGTGGACCCAGACATGAGGTTCCGGGATATAATCACCGGATGGCCAGGGAAAATGAAGGACTGGTTGGTGTTCCAGAGTTCTAAGTTTAATGAACTCTGTGACAAAGGGGAGAGGTTAAATGGGAAAGTATTAGAGCTCTCCAGAGGATTTGATATAAGGGAATACATAATTGGGGATTCAGGCTTTCCTTTACTGCCTTATCTTGTAATTCCCTATGACGGGAATGAACTCCCAGAACATAAAGATGAGTTCAATAAGCGGCAGCGTGCTACCCAAATGGTTGCACAGAGAGCATTAGCAAGGTTGAAGGACTCATGGAGGATCATAGACGGAGTGATGTGGAGACCCGACAAACACAGATTGCCAAGAATAATTCTCGTTTGCTGCCTGCTTCACAACATTGTTATCGACATGGAAGATGAAGTGCTGGAGTACCTGCCTTTGTCTCACAACCATGATGACTCGGCTTACCATCAACAGATTTGTGGAACTCTTGACATAAACGGGGTTCATCTCAGGGATAAGCTGTCTCTCTACTTGTCTGGAAGAATGACATCTTAG